The Streptomyces nitrosporeus genome includes a window with the following:
- the rplU gene encoding 50S ribosomal protein L21, whose protein sequence is MYAIVRSGGRQHKVAVGDIVEVDKISTAKVGDTVELSTLLVVDGDAVTSDPWVLDGIKVTAEVVDHHKGAKIDILRYKNKTGYRRRQGHRQQYTAIKVTGIPAAAK, encoded by the coding sequence GTGTACGCCATCGTGCGCAGCGGTGGTCGCCAGCACAAGGTTGCTGTCGGCGACATCGTTGAGGTTGACAAGATTTCCACCGCCAAGGTTGGCGACACGGTCGAGCTCTCGACCCTGCTCGTTGTCGACGGCGACGCCGTGACCAGCGACCCGTGGGTCCTGGACGGCATCAAGGTCACGGCCGAGGTCGTGGACCACCACAAGGGCGCGAAGATCGACATCCTTCGCTACAAGAACAAGACCGGTTACCGCCGCCGCCAGGGTCACCGCCAGCAGTACACGGCGATCAAGGTCACCGGCATCCCCGCGGCTGCGAAGTAA